Sequence from the Paenibacillus tundrae genome:
TATTTCTACCTTTAGTAGCAAATGTAGATGGATCAACTGCTTGTTCTTGATTCAGATCAATCATCGTAATATCGGCTGGAGCACCCTCTTCAAGCTTACCTGTATCCAGTCGGAATACTCGTGCTGGATCAGCAGTCATTCGTTTAACCAGGAAGTCGAGTGTCCAGATTCCTGTCTCCACAAACTTCGTGTAGAGAAGTGGGAAAGCTGTTTCGAAGCCGACGATTCCGAATGGTGCAAGTTCCATTCCTTTTGCTTTCTCTTCTTCGCTATGCGGTGCATGATCCGTTACGATCATATCCAGCGTTCCGTCCTGCAAGCCTTCAATGCAAGCCTGCACATCACGTGGTGAGCGTAGCGGTGGGTTCATTTTCCAGTTAGAATCCATACCCGGAATATCTTCATCAGATAAGAGCAGATGGTGCGGACATACCTCAGCAGTTACCTTGATTCCAATGGACTTCGCCAAGCGGATCAAGCGAACCGATTGTTCTGTGCTGACATGGCATACATGGTAGTGAACTCCCGTTGCTTCAGCTAGCAGGATGTCCCGCCCAACATGAATCGCTTCGGATTCATTCGGGATGCCTTTGATGCCGTGACGTTTGGAGAATTCCCCTTCGGTCACATAGCGACCCACAACCAGTGAATCGTCTTCACAGTGGGCAATAACCGGCATATCCATACTTGCTGCAAGAGTCATCGCGTCCTTCATCATTTGCGCATTTTGTACGCCAACTCCGTCATCCGTGAATCCAATCGCACCCGCTTCTTTCAGTGCGGCAAAGTCGGTAAGCTCACGACCAAGTTCATTTTTGGTGATCGCCGCATATGGCAGCACTTTAACCAGGTCAGCTTCCTTCGCTTTATCCAGTACCAGCTTCACGATATCCGGATTGTCGGTTACAGGTCTAGTATTTGGCATACATGCAATCGTAGTAAAACCGCCTTGTGCCGCTGACCGCGCGCCTGTTTCGATCGTCTCTTTGTGTTCGAATCCCGGTTCGCGCAGATGCACATGCATGTCAATCAGCCCTGGGATAACCAGTTTGCCTGAAGCGTCCGTTATACGCTCAGCTGACTTTTCCGCAAGTTGTACGGCCTCGTCTTCCACTCCAGCGATAGCTTGAATCTTTCCTTCATCTATAATGATGCTTTTCCGTTCAAGTTCCCCTTTTTGATTCAAGACATTTGCATTTTTAATAATCTGTACCATGATTGCCCTCCGCTTCGGTTCTGTCCGACTTCCTAGAAGCCGGATGATTTGGTTTATCGTTTACCCTCTTATTGCTCTATAAGAACTCTCATCCGTAAGCCTATGCCCTTGAGCCCAACGTTGCTACAGCTTCATCGCACGTTCCATAACCGCCATGCGGATTGGAACTCCGTTCGCCATTTGCGGGAAAATCCGCGATGCCGCACTTTCGACAACCGCGTCGTCAATTTCGACGTTACGGTTTACAGGTGCTGGATGCATAATGATGGTACTTGGTTTAAGGCTTGCCGCCCGTTCTTCCGTCAATCCGTAGTGTTCGCGATAATCCTCTGCCGAGGTAATAATTCCTTGCTTGTGACGTTCGAGTTGAACCCGAAGCATCATGACTACATCCGCATCCAAAGCATCTGGCAGCTCTACATAAGGAGCGTGCTCTGCAAGTTCAGGTGCCTGCATCGTTTCTGGAGCACAGAAACGTACATCTGCACCAAACTTCTGCAACGCCCACAGGTTGGATCGAGCGACCCGGCTATGCTTAATGTCTCCGATGATGGAAACACGCAGACCTTTTAGCTCACCAAACGCTTTGCGCATCGTGTACAGATCCAACAAAGCCTGAGTTGGGTGCTCGTTATTGCCGTCTCCCGCGTTCACCAGCGGCACGTTCACTTTTTGCGCCAACTGTTGCAGAACCCCTGAAGGCTTCAAGCGAATAACCCCTGCATCAATGCCCATAGATTCAAGGGTACGCACCGTATCGTAGATGGACTCGCCTTTTTCTACACTGGACGCCGCTGCAGTAAAGTTCAGCACTTGCGCACCTAGTCGTTTCTCTGCCATTTCGAAGGAGAACCGAGTGCGTGTGCTGTTCTCGAAGAACATGTTAGCGACAAATCGTGACTCTAGAACAGGGACAAGTTTCTCTTGCTGCGCTTCCCAGTGAGCCGCTCTGTTTAGGATTGATTCAATCTCTCCACGACTTAGTTCTTTAAGTCCTAGCAGGCTGCGATCTTTCAATGCTGGTTGTGTAATCATCATGCTTGCTCCCCCCGGTTCTGAATGATTTTGACTTCGTCCTGTCCATCCGTCTCCATGAGTGCAACCTCGATCTCCTCTGATTTGGAAGTCGGCACATTTTTGCCGATAAAATCAGGGCGAATCGGAAGCTCGCGGTGACCGCGATCCGCAAGAACGGCCAGTTGAATGTTTTGCGGTCTTCCGCAATCCATTAGAGCGTCCATTGCTGCACGAATCGTTCTACCGGTATACAGCACATCATCGAACAAAATCACTTTTTTGTTATGAATGGAAAGTGATTCAGGTGTCATAATCAAAAGTTCCTTCCGTGTCTCACCAGCTACATCAAGGCGATCATCACGATAAGGGGTTACATCCAGTTCTCCCCAGGGGATTGGCGTACCTTCGATCTCTTCGATCTTGGCTGCAATTCGTTCCGCAAGGTACACACCCCGCGTTCGAATTCCAATAAGTACGCATCCGTCAATGCCTTTGTTTTTCTCCAATATCTCATGGGCAATCCTTGTTAAAGCTCGGCGGATCGCCGTTTCATCCATAATGACATGTGTTTCTGTGCTCATGCGTTCAGCCTCCTCAGGATTCCTTTCAGATCATGGCCCCGTGACGAGGAGAACAAAAAAGACTCCTTGCCGTGTTTAATGGCAAGGAGTCTCCAAACTTCAGTCTACGCTGAAGAAAGTTTACTCTCGGGGATGCACCGTTTCGTTTGCCGCAGCAAATAAACGATGTATCGTTCACGTTACCTTGCCAGTCTCACGGGACTGATTTAAAGGTGCTATTCATGACGTCCATCTGGCAGTACCTCACAGGGTACTGTTATCCATCAGGTCGTTTTATCTTCATGAATTATGACAGAAAGACAACCCCCTGTCAACACCTCACCATAACAGGCGAAATTCCTCTGCTGTGATTCTCTTAGAATCAGCATTAGGGCTGAAAAACATCCATGCACACTACATTTCATTCGTTATTCATAATTATACAATAAATCTGTATATTTATCCATAGGTAATTATTCAAGGCTGTACACCAAAATAACCCTTTTCCCACATTGATAATGCGGAAAAGGGTTATAAAAGGTTTCGTGAATGTATTTAATGGAACAGTACGATAAGATATTTTTTCATGAATAGGCACATCATTATTTGTTATCCCGATAGGATAATCGACGGATTAATTCCAACTCTGCGACTCAACAACAGCCTTCTTCCCTAATTGCTCGTAAGATTGTTTAATGGTCGTGAGTGTCTCCATATGACGATATATATTATTGCCTGCTGTTATGAGTATACTTACGATCAATAAACCAACCAGAACTTTTTTTCCCGTTCCCTGACGTAAACCAATAACAAATCCTCCGCCTAATAGGAAGAAAGCAAACAAATAATGCCCAGCATACAGATACATGTCATATTGGAATACGGCGAGTCCAAAGCCAACGACAATATGAAGCAAAAATGCAAAAATAATATAAGGAAGCAGTGTCCAAACTTCACGTTCCCGAATACCTTTGATTGCTCCGGTTAGAGCAAGAAGCAAGATGAACACTCCTGTAATTTGCACATATATTGGATTGGATCGTGTGAGATCTGTGACAAACGCAACCATGCTCGGGTCAAGCAAAATAACTTTTGGCGTTAAGATCGGATTAATGGTTAATAAATTCAGTGCTTTCCAGTGAACGGCGAACTGAAAAGGTGTTGCATAACTCGTTCCTCCGTTTTGAATACCCAGCAGCCAATTGGTTACCCAGCTTCGTCCACCGAGGGATACATATTGAATAACGGTAAATATTACAATCAAGGCACCTGCCAATAACATAATCCCGATAAATTTTGTCCATCCAGCCTTACTTCTCCACGTCCGCATATTGCCAAACAATGCAGCAGCAAATGGAACAATATTGGTTGATGTTAACCCAAAATTCACAGTGGCCAGAACAGCATGAGGTACAACACGAACTTCATTCTGTTCGCGAGAATATTGCAGATATATCACAGATAACAAGATAACAAATTGAACATATGGGTAGGAATCAGGAATCAGAGCCGTGAACATCAGATATGAACTGAAGCCAAATAAAAGCGCAAAAAGTAACGGTATCGTGATCGTTCTGTCCTTCTTACTTAGAAAAACAAATACCAATACAACAGAAGCAGCGTTTATAAAGGATTGCAGGACGAGAAAGAATCCATTGCCACCTAACAACTGCGCCCCAGCGCCCAGAGCAAGAGCCATAAACGAAATTAGCGGATGAATGATGGATGAGCTATTGGTTCCGTAATACATCGATGGATCGAAATTGAATAAATTAAGCGGAAAAAGATGTGTACTAAATGGCGAGTAGACTGCCAAGCGATCTGCATTTTCCGAGATATAACTTACGTATGCCAGATTCATGACACCATAAAAAAGGGCAAAACCAACGAACAAGTACAGTGCTGCCCAATTTGTTTTGCGATTATAAAATATGTATTCTGAAAATTTCATGCACTCACATCCAATTTCTTTGATTACAAAACATGTTATGAACTTCAGACCAAGCTGTATTTAGAATAGCCTCGCCCGGACTACAGTACGAGAAAACATAACCCGCCCATGATGCAAATGACACCTAACCAGCGCAGTGTGCCGACATTTTCCTTAAATGCAAATCGAGCGATAAACAGCGTCCACACATAAGTGAGGGCATTGGCAGGTAATACCACCGTCAGTGGCAGAAACTTCAATAATAAAATATTCAGCAGTGCTCCTGTACCATAGAAGCCGAGTCCCATCAATACATGTATTCGTCTGCGGCTGGTTGCATAGGCTTTCAATCCTGCCCCCCCCATCGCCCCGCATAACGTCATCACAATGAGCACAACAATCATCCAGCTATCGATCAACACTAGTCAATGTCACCCCAATTCCGAGCAATACAACGGCTGCCAGCTTTTGGACGGTAATCTCCTCACCGAGTAGGAAATATCCATAGATCAGAGCAAAAATGTAACTGGCACACATCAAGGGATAAGCAACTGACAACTTTTCCAACGCGAAGGCTTTGATCATCAAAATTGCACCCAGTCCGTAACATACGAAGCCGGCACCCAAGAAAAACCAGTCCGTCAGTCCCCATTTCCAGAACAGTTGACCTGTCGCTGTAAGAAAAGCAGAGATAAGCATTAGCAGCTTTCCCGTATGGCGAATTCTTACTTCCCCCACGATAACGCCTCCGTCTCCGGCACATGTCTGTTGATAAAATACCGCTGTGCCACGAGCTGCATCACCGGCATATCAGACAAGGAATCTGAGTAAGCGCAGGACTGATCGTAGTCAATCACCATGCCCTTCTGATCGAGATATGCTTGTATACGTCGCACCTTCTCCTCACCTTTGCAATTCAAACCTTCAACGGTACAGGTATATCCTTGATCATGGCGTACAAGTTCTGTTCCAATTACGTGATCGACCCAAGGGAAGTTCTCAAAATATTTCATGTACGCATGTGGAGATGCTGTAACGAGCAAAACATGATAACCCGCTTCCTTGCGATGTTGCATCTCCACACTGGCTTCAGCAAAGATAGCTTTCCGCAATCTGGAGTCAAAAAAATGACTTAGATCTTCTTCCGTCATGCGTTCAATCCCTTTAAAATACGAGCGTTTGACTCGTTCAACACTCATAAGTCCTGCCTTAAACATCAGTGTGTGTAGAGCAATCACAGGTAATCTCCACGATTGTCCTGGATAACGTCGAACACCATAATGCACGAATTGAAACATGGAATCGGTACGTATAATCGTTTTATCAATATCAAATATCGCAATTTTTGTACTTCTCACTTTGATCCCCCTTACGCTCCAGAAATCACAAACACCTTATTCAAAAATAGCAAAAATGCAGATTACACTAATCACATACAGAATTACGGTAATGAGTATAGGCTTGTCCTCAAATAATACCCGATC
This genomic interval carries:
- the pyrR gene encoding bifunctional pyr operon transcriptional regulator/uracil phosphoribosyltransferase PyrR — protein: MSTETHVIMDETAIRRALTRIAHEILEKNKGIDGCVLIGIRTRGVYLAERIAAKIEEIEGTPIPWGELDVTPYRDDRLDVAGETRKELLIMTPESLSIHNKKVILFDDVLYTGRTIRAAMDALMDCGRPQNIQLAVLADRGHRELPIRPDFIGKNVPTSKSEEIEVALMETDGQDEVKIIQNRGEQA
- a CDS encoding EamA family transporter, giving the protein MLISAFLTATGQLFWKWGLTDWFFLGAGFVCYGLGAILMIKAFALEKLSVAYPLMCASYIFALIYGYFLLGEEITVQKLAAVVLLGIGVTLTSVDR
- a CDS encoding dihydroorotase; protein product: MVQIIKNANVLNQKGELERKSIIIDEGKIQAIAGVEDEAVQLAEKSAERITDASGKLVIPGLIDMHVHLREPGFEHKETIETGARSAAQGGFTTIACMPNTRPVTDNPDIVKLVLDKAKEADLVKVLPYAAITKNELGRELTDFAALKEAGAIGFTDDGVGVQNAQMMKDAMTLAASMDMPVIAHCEDDSLVVGRYVTEGEFSKRHGIKGIPNESEAIHVGRDILLAEATGVHYHVCHVSTEQSVRLIRLAKSIGIKVTAEVCPHHLLLSDEDIPGMDSNWKMNPPLRSPRDVQACIEGLQDGTLDMIVTDHAPHSEEEKAKGMELAPFGIVGFETAFPLLYTKFVETGIWTLDFLVKRMTADPARVFRLDTGKLEEGAPADITMIDLNQEQAVDPSTFATKGRNTPFTGWKLKGWPMQTWVDGKSVWNNTVQQ
- a CDS encoding aspartate carbamoyltransferase catalytic subunit yields the protein MITQPALKDRSLLGLKELSRGEIESILNRAAHWEAQQEKLVPVLESRFVANMFFENSTRTRFSFEMAEKRLGAQVLNFTAAASSVEKGESIYDTVRTLESMGIDAGVIRLKPSGVLQQLAQKVNVPLVNAGDGNNEHPTQALLDLYTMRKAFGELKGLRVSIIGDIKHSRVARSNLWALQKFGADVRFCAPETMQAPELAEHAPYVELPDALDADVVMMLRVQLERHKQGIITSAEDYREHYGLTEERAASLKPSTIIMHPAPVNRNVEIDDAVVESAASRIFPQMANGVPIRMAVMERAMKL
- a CDS encoding permease, which produces MLIDSWMIVVLIVMTLCGAMGGAGLKAYATSRRRIHVLMGLGFYGTGALLNILLLKFLPLTVVLPANALTYVWTLFIARFAFKENVGTLRWLGVICIMGGLCFLVL
- a CDS encoding DUF6080 domain-containing protein; protein product: MKFSEYIFYNRKTNWAALYLFVGFALFYGVMNLAYVSYISENADRLAVYSPFSTHLFPLNLFNFDPSMYYGTNSSSIIHPLISFMALALGAGAQLLGGNGFFLVLQSFINAASVVLVFVFLSKKDRTITIPLLFALLFGFSSYLMFTALIPDSYPYVQFVILLSVIYLQYSREQNEVRVVPHAVLATVNFGLTSTNIVPFAAALFGNMRTWRSKAGWTKFIGIMLLAGALIVIFTVIQYVSLGGRSWVTNWLLGIQNGGTSYATPFQFAVHWKALNLLTINPILTPKVILLDPSMVAFVTDLTRSNPIYVQITGVFILLLALTGAIKGIREREVWTLLPYIIFAFLLHIVVGFGLAVFQYDMYLYAGHYLFAFFLLGGGFVIGLRQGTGKKVLVGLLIVSILITAGNNIYRHMETLTTIKQSYEQLGKKAVVESQSWN
- a CDS encoding HAD family hydrolase, which codes for MRSTKIAIFDIDKTIIRTDSMFQFVHYGVRRYPGQSWRLPVIALHTLMFKAGLMSVERVKRSYFKGIERMTEEDLSHFFDSRLRKAIFAEASVEMQHRKEAGYHVLLVTASPHAYMKYFENFPWVDHVIGTELVRHDQGYTCTVEGLNCKGEEKVRRIQAYLDQKGMVIDYDQSCAYSDSLSDMPVMQLVAQRYFINRHVPETEALSWGK